The following proteins come from a genomic window of Nitrospira sp.:
- a CDS encoding Positive regulator of CheA protein activity (CheW), with product MSGAVTDKEFKNLSRHAAPQPDGGQFLTFSLGEELYGVDILRVQEIKGYTVVTKIPNTPPHIKGVLNLRGTIVPIVELRTKFGMPTIDYTAFTVIIVVVVQDKVMGLVVDAVSDVLDIEKKDIQSAPDFGNKVDVTFLNGIGKSGDKLVSLLDIDRLLLDSTGKDSSKDVPVSATA from the coding sequence ATGTCAGGAGCGGTTACGGACAAGGAATTCAAGAATCTTAGCCGGCATGCGGCGCCACAACCGGACGGCGGTCAGTTTTTGACATTCAGTCTAGGAGAAGAGCTGTATGGTGTCGATATCCTCCGTGTACAGGAGATCAAGGGGTATACCGTCGTGACCAAGATTCCCAATACGCCGCCTCATATCAAAGGAGTGTTGAATCTGCGCGGAACCATCGTGCCCATCGTCGAGCTACGGACCAAGTTCGGTATGCCGACAATCGACTACACGGCGTTTACCGTCATCATCGTGGTGGTGGTGCAGGACAAAGTGATGGGGTTGGTGGTTGATGCAGTATCGGATGTGCTCGACATCGAGAAAAAGGATATTCAGTCGGCGCCGGATTTTGGAAATAAGGTCGACGTGACGTTCTTAAACGGCATCGGAAAGTCCGGCGACAAGCTGGTATCGCTGTTGGACATCGACCGGTTGTTACTGGATTCAACCGGGAAAGACTCATCAAAGGATGTACCGGTGTCGGCTACAGCGTAA
- a CDS encoding Signal transduction histidine kinase CheA: MSHDFAQFQEAFFEEAAEHLAVVEEGLLELEQHPEDVDLLNKIFRSAHSIKGTAGMFGFNAVAQFTHKMETLLDLLRNRQKSVSPSIADLLLKATDCLKTLIQATKTGAAIDDETVHRLAGELASASAPDSQASIIDVNRKVAQSVSAENGGGDRTYVITWTPPEWLFQRGLDPLQTFKELKSIGVLTGITLDMSRLPDLDCIDPEKCYLSWTMQLTTGKNLKVIESIFEFIREDNTLSIEPVKAVGKEEYAQAAISGGNETPKQLGQILVEGGLVSPGELDRALGQQKRVGEILIEQKVVTQQQVEQALQKQRQQESVAQAKKTDATSIRVDTAKIDKLINLVGELVITQSMLSDLGCRFEMRQLPVLLERMVELERNTREIQERVMSIRMLPIGTAFARFPRLVRDLAAKTGKKIQLILSGEETELDKTVIESIGDPLTHLVRNSADHGLEPPEERLDNNKQEVGTIRLNAFHEGGNICITVEDDGRGLNRDKILAKGIKQGLISESDNLTDEQIYSLIFKPGFSTAEKVSDLSGRGVGMDVVKRNIEALGGTIGIKTVFGKGTTFTLKLPLTLAIIDGMTVRVGKETYIVPLLSILESIQPKAESIKTVVGKGELMNVRSTYIPIVRLYEVFASEPQYTDPKEAILLILETEGERVAVMVDEILGQQQVVIKSMEQNFHKVEGIAGATILGDGRVGFIVDVRGVLEIARHGSPVTA, from the coding sequence ATGAGCCACGATTTCGCGCAATTTCAGGAGGCCTTCTTTGAAGAAGCCGCTGAACACCTGGCGGTGGTGGAGGAAGGCTTGTTAGAACTGGAACAACATCCGGAAGATGTGGATCTTCTCAATAAGATTTTCCGCTCGGCCCATTCGATCAAGGGCACGGCCGGCATGTTCGGCTTCAATGCCGTGGCGCAATTTACCCACAAGATGGAGACGTTGCTCGATTTACTGCGGAATAGGCAGAAGTCGGTTTCTCCATCGATCGCGGATCTTCTCTTGAAAGCAACCGATTGCTTGAAGACGTTGATCCAAGCAACGAAAACAGGGGCGGCGATCGACGATGAAACCGTCCATCGGCTCGCCGGAGAGTTGGCCTCAGCGAGCGCGCCGGACTCGCAGGCGTCGATAATTGATGTGAATAGAAAAGTTGCGCAATCTGTTTCCGCTGAGAACGGTGGTGGAGATCGGACGTACGTTATTACGTGGACTCCGCCGGAATGGCTGTTTCAACGAGGGCTCGACCCGCTTCAAACGTTCAAGGAGCTAAAAAGCATTGGTGTCTTGACCGGAATCACGCTCGATATGTCTCGACTCCCCGATCTTGACTGTATCGATCCGGAGAAATGCTACTTGTCATGGACCATGCAATTGACGACGGGCAAGAATTTGAAGGTGATCGAGTCCATCTTCGAATTCATTCGTGAAGACAACACGTTATCGATTGAGCCGGTGAAGGCTGTGGGTAAGGAGGAATACGCGCAGGCGGCCATCTCAGGCGGAAATGAGACTCCCAAGCAGTTGGGGCAAATTCTCGTGGAGGGCGGCCTGGTCTCTCCCGGCGAGCTTGATCGCGCCCTGGGACAACAAAAGCGGGTAGGCGAAATTCTTATCGAGCAAAAGGTGGTCACCCAGCAACAGGTCGAGCAGGCGCTGCAGAAACAGCGTCAGCAGGAATCTGTCGCGCAGGCCAAAAAAACCGATGCCACCTCCATCCGCGTCGATACAGCCAAGATCGACAAGCTGATCAACTTGGTGGGTGAGTTGGTAATCACCCAATCGATGTTGAGCGATTTGGGGTGTCGGTTCGAGATGCGGCAGTTGCCGGTGTTGTTGGAGCGCATGGTGGAACTGGAACGGAACACGCGCGAGATTCAAGAACGCGTCATGAGTATCCGCATGTTGCCCATCGGCACCGCATTTGCCAGATTTCCTCGGCTCGTGCGCGACCTCGCGGCCAAAACGGGCAAGAAAATCCAACTTATCCTGTCCGGAGAAGAGACGGAACTGGACAAGACGGTCATCGAGTCCATCGGCGATCCGCTCACCCACTTGGTAAGGAACTCGGCCGATCATGGATTGGAGCCTCCGGAAGAGCGATTGGACAACAATAAACAAGAGGTCGGGACGATCCGCCTCAATGCGTTCCATGAGGGCGGGAATATCTGCATCACCGTAGAAGACGATGGGCGCGGATTGAACCGGGACAAGATCCTCGCCAAGGGGATCAAACAAGGATTGATTTCTGAAAGCGACAATTTGACGGATGAGCAGATCTACTCGTTGATTTTTAAGCCGGGATTCTCAACGGCGGAGAAAGTATCCGATCTGTCCGGTCGCGGCGTAGGCATGGATGTAGTCAAGCGCAATATCGAAGCATTGGGTGGCACCATCGGCATCAAGACGGTGTTTGGGAAAGGTACCACCTTTACGCTCAAGTTGCCGCTCACGCTGGCGATCATCGACGGCATGACGGTGCGAGTCGGCAAGGAGACCTATATCGTGCCGTTGCTGTCCATACTCGAGTCGATCCAGCCCAAAGCAGAGTCGATCAAAACCGTAGTCGGAAAGGGCGAACTCATGAATGTTCGAAGCACGTACATTCCGATCGTGCGTCTGTACGAGGTGTTTGCGAGCGAACCTCAATATACCGATCCCAAGGAAGCCATTCTTCTCATCCTGGAGACGGAAGGGGAGCGAGTGGCGGTTATGGTGGATGAAATTCTTGGGCAACAGCAGGTCGTCATCAAAAGCATGGAGCAGAATTTTCACAAGGTCGAAGGAATCGCCGGCGCCACGATCCTTGGAGACGGCAGGGTCGGGTTTATTGTCGATGTACGCGGCGTGCTGGAAATTGCTCGCCATGGTAGCCCGGTTACCGCGTAA
- a CDS encoding Chemotaxis regulator - transmits chemoreceptor signals to flagellar motor components CheY: MGKTALIVDDSPTMRQMVAFTLTNAGFTVVEAQDGRDAVNKVAGGGKMDVVVTDLNMPEMDGIALIKELRKLSAFRFTPILMLTTESAAEKKQAGKEAGATGWIVKPFNPEILLKTIAKVLPA; this comes from the coding sequence ATGGGCAAGACTGCACTGATCGTCGATGATTCACCCACCATGCGGCAAATGGTGGCGTTTACGCTCACAAATGCCGGTTTTACCGTGGTCGAGGCGCAAGACGGAAGGGACGCGGTCAACAAAGTTGCAGGCGGCGGGAAGATGGATGTCGTCGTGACGGATCTCAATATGCCGGAGATGGACGGCATCGCGCTCATCAAAGAATTACGGAAATTGAGCGCGTTCAGATTCACCCCGATCCTCATGCTCACGACCGAGTCGGCAGCTGAAAAGAAACAGGCAGGAAAAGAAGCCGGCGCAACGGGCTGGATCGTCAAACCGTTCAACCCTGAAATCCTATTGAAAACGATCGCGAAGGTGCTTCCGGCATGA
- a CDS encoding Flagellar motor rotation protein MotB: protein MAKHKHEEHENHERWLVSYADFITLLFAFFVVMYSISSVNVGKYRTVSESIRAALNPVVSPPSSPSAFSLNANKPALTAPNTPGSREVAIRRLRNLVQVIQGPPQMSLVRIVEKVNGDIVITIPDQVLFNSGEAAVRPEALRFLEGLGAAILELDRHTRVEGHTDDVPIRTAQFPSNWELSAARAVMVVRVLSELYGVPANHLAAVGYADTRPVTGNSDAEQRAKNRRVEVIILEQAPTSPILQSGDESERYEQSPDDMRQNPSQPSPELSDGRRFQMP, encoded by the coding sequence ATGGCCAAGCATAAACACGAAGAGCACGAAAATCACGAGCGATGGCTGGTCTCGTATGCCGATTTCATTACGTTGCTGTTTGCGTTTTTCGTCGTGATGTACTCGATCTCGTCCGTCAACGTCGGAAAGTACCGAACCGTCAGCGAATCGATCAGGGCCGCACTCAATCCTGTCGTGAGTCCGCCATCGTCCCCCTCGGCGTTCAGCTTGAACGCCAACAAACCGGCGCTGACGGCTCCGAATACTCCGGGGAGCAGGGAAGTAGCCATCCGCAGGCTCCGCAATCTGGTCCAGGTCATTCAGGGGCCGCCGCAAATGTCCCTCGTGCGGATCGTCGAGAAGGTGAACGGGGATATCGTGATTACCATTCCGGACCAAGTCCTCTTCAACAGCGGAGAAGCAGCCGTACGTCCCGAAGCGCTGCGGTTTCTTGAGGGTCTCGGCGCGGCGATTCTCGAACTTGATCGGCATACGCGCGTCGAAGGGCATACGGATGACGTTCCCATTCGGACGGCACAATTTCCTTCCAATTGGGAATTGTCGGCTGCTCGGGCGGTAATGGTTGTGCGGGTGCTGTCTGAACTCTACGGAGTACCGGCAAATCACCTCGCGGCTGTCGGGTATGCCGATACGAGGCCCGTAACGGGCAATTCAGATGCCGAGCAGAGGGCCAAGAATCGTCGAGTCGAAGTCATCATTCTTGAACAGGCGCCAACTTCTCCAATTCTTCAGTCAGGTGATGAATCAGAGCGATACGAGCAATCGCCGGACGATATGCGGCAAAATCCGTCGCAGCCGAGTCCTGAGCTGTCGGATGGAAGACGATTCCAGATGCCGTAA
- a CDS encoding Flagellar motor rotation protein MotA, with the protein MDIATILGMVIALGSILGGQVLEGGHLSSILQLTAFIIVIGGTVGAICIQNPLPVVIKAVGALSLALSGSHIDNKGTIKLILDLANLSRKQGLLALEGKLKDIKDPFMKKGIQLIVDGTEPKVVHEILEIEVEHHEEQGMIVAKVWEAAGGYAPTVGILGAVLGLIHVMENLADPSKLGSGIAVAFVATIYGVGAANLFFLPIANKIKLKLKEETGGRNLIIMGLVGLAHGENPRLLQEKLESVLPPSERIKETKK; encoded by the coding sequence ATGGATATTGCGACAATACTCGGGATGGTAATCGCATTGGGTTCCATCCTCGGAGGGCAGGTACTGGAAGGCGGCCACCTGAGTTCGATTCTGCAACTGACCGCCTTTATCATCGTAATCGGTGGAACGGTCGGGGCAATCTGCATCCAGAATCCTTTGCCGGTCGTCATCAAAGCGGTCGGCGCCCTGTCTTTGGCGCTTTCCGGCTCCCATATCGACAATAAGGGAACGATCAAATTGATCTTGGATCTCGCGAATCTCTCAAGAAAGCAAGGGTTGTTGGCGCTCGAGGGCAAACTCAAAGACATCAAAGATCCCTTCATGAAGAAAGGGATTCAGCTGATCGTCGACGGCACCGAGCCAAAAGTCGTACACGAGATTCTTGAGATTGAAGTGGAACACCATGAGGAGCAAGGCATGATAGTGGCCAAGGTCTGGGAAGCGGCCGGAGGGTATGCACCGACCGTCGGCATCCTGGGCGCGGTGCTGGGGTTGATTCATGTGATGGAAAACCTCGCCGATCCCTCGAAGCTGGGCAGCGGGATTGCGGTCGCGTTCGTCGCCACGATCTATGGCGTAGGAGCGGCGAATCTCTTTTTTCTCCCCATTGCCAACAAGATCAAGCTGAAGCTCAAAGAGGAAACGGGGGGCCGCAATTTGATCATCATGGGACTTGTCGGGCTTGCTCATGGTGAAAATCCCCGATTGCTGCAAGAGAAGTTGGAGAGTGTGCTTCCCCCCAGCGAACGGATCAAGGAGACGAAGAAGTAA
- a CDS encoding Chemotaxis response - phosphatase CheZ has translation MHNQEHKLYGELGALARFVDHAMKAISAVGPQIMSSSTQLPTAASHLSDLSKMTEDGTLEVMRLTEMIQDNHGRIAKDLSGVVEVLREMDCASLAGRLENVTSILAQDGKCLTEIMTALSFQDLVAQRVKKLVAILDEVQGKLMELLVVFGLQDSCEAARDVGTAGYLLKQLEESKTTAMKQKVADDILAQFGFK, from the coding sequence GTGCACAACCAAGAACATAAATTATACGGAGAACTCGGCGCCTTGGCCCGTTTTGTCGACCACGCGATGAAGGCCATCTCGGCGGTCGGCCCTCAGATCATGTCCAGCAGTACTCAGCTTCCGACCGCCGCCTCCCATTTGAGTGACCTGAGCAAGATGACCGAGGACGGCACCCTAGAAGTCATGCGTTTGACGGAGATGATTCAGGATAATCACGGAAGAATCGCGAAGGATCTCTCGGGAGTCGTCGAAGTTCTGCGGGAGATGGATTGTGCGAGTCTTGCGGGACGTCTCGAGAACGTGACTTCCATTCTCGCGCAGGACGGCAAATGTCTGACCGAGATCATGACGGCTCTATCCTTTCAAGATCTGGTGGCTCAACGTGTGAAGAAACTCGTGGCAATCCTCGACGAAGTGCAAGGAAAGCTGATGGAGCTCCTTGTCGTGTTCGGGCTACAAGATAGCTGCGAGGCAGCACGTGACGTGGGCACAGCCGGATACTTACTGAAACAACTCGAAGAATCGAAAACGACCGCCATGAAGCAGAAGGTCGCCGACGACATCCTGGCTCAATTTGGATTCAAATGA
- a CDS encoding Chemotaxis regulator - transmits chemoreceptor signals to flagellar motor components CheY: MPADPNMKILVVDDMVTMRRIVKNILKQLGFANVEEAENGQEALQKLRADSYGFVVSDWNMPVMTGIDMLRAIRADEKLKTTPVLMVTAEAQQSNLVEAVQAGVSNYIVKPFTAEILQEKITKIFK, encoded by the coding sequence ATGCCAGCCGATCCGAACATGAAAATCCTTGTGGTTGATGACATGGTGACGATGAGAAGAATCGTCAAGAATATCCTGAAGCAATTGGGATTCGCGAATGTCGAAGAAGCGGAAAATGGACAGGAAGCGCTACAGAAACTGCGGGCGGATAGCTATGGCTTTGTCGTGTCCGACTGGAACATGCCGGTCATGACGGGCATCGACATGCTCCGTGCGATCCGAGCGGACGAGAAGCTCAAAACAACACCGGTTTTGATGGTGACGGCCGAGGCGCAACAAAGCAACTTGGTCGAGGCGGTGCAAGCAGGTGTCAGCAACTATATCGTCAAACCGTTTACAGCGGAGATCTTGCAAGAAAAGATCACGAAGATTTTCAAGTAA
- a CDS encoding diguanylate cyclase/phosphodiesterase (GGDEF & EAL domains) with PAS/PAC sensor(s) encodes MARLKESLTRGLVNRRAFLEVRNLSGELARTNQTLPEGRRMLTQCNCNLSGLHQLTQSMANFIETDAVVKEFLYRLPKLIAVDVLGLARTNPEQGWAWSCDHDVEREESVRTQLLAILGHTPQRMTSSHTVLRLVRSVHEIPHRVSPQMPSGSKHGSVSTHKVPLTIGPYGTGILYLERDAEHPFTEQEGQLLAIIGTLLALILHNADSYQRLQDAALQDSLTGVLNHRGFSMPLAQELKAGLRYGVPACLILLDLDFFQTVNDRLGHKIGDQVLKTAADLIRTTVRDSDIVGRYRGNTFAVVLPHTDRQRARALAERLRDRIERHPFAIEAGQVRTTASIGLAAVPDAAVASIAEWMMIGDAALNDAKAQGRNRVVLHVRKPPALACAVALSCAA; translated from the coding sequence GTGGCACGGCTGAAGGAATCGCTCACGAGAGGACTCGTCAATCGGCGCGCCTTTCTGGAAGTTCGGAACCTGTCTGGCGAATTGGCGCGTACCAATCAAACTCTGCCGGAAGGTCGCCGCATGCTTACACAATGCAACTGCAATTTGTCAGGACTTCATCAATTGACACAGTCCATGGCGAATTTCATCGAAACCGACGCCGTCGTCAAAGAGTTCTTGTACAGGTTACCCAAACTGATTGCTGTAGATGTGCTTGGACTCGCCAGGACTAATCCCGAACAGGGATGGGCTTGGTCGTGCGATCACGATGTGGAACGGGAAGAATCGGTTCGAACGCAACTGCTGGCCATTCTGGGGCATACGCCGCAACGGATGACGTCGTCTCACACCGTGCTGCGTCTCGTTCGTTCGGTACACGAAATCCCCCATCGTGTATCACCTCAGATGCCGAGCGGTTCGAAACATGGGTCCGTCAGCACACATAAAGTTCCACTCACAATCGGACCGTATGGGACCGGTATTTTATATCTCGAACGAGACGCTGAGCATCCCTTTACGGAACAAGAAGGACAGCTCCTCGCCATCATCGGGACATTACTTGCCTTGATTTTGCACAATGCCGATTCGTACCAGCGTCTGCAAGACGCGGCCCTGCAGGACTCATTGACGGGCGTCCTAAACCACCGTGGATTCAGCATGCCGCTTGCCCAAGAATTGAAAGCTGGATTGCGGTATGGCGTACCAGCTTGTCTGATACTTCTGGATTTGGACTTTTTCCAGACCGTAAACGATCGTCTCGGCCACAAGATCGGGGATCAAGTGCTCAAGACGGCGGCCGATCTGATACGGACGACGGTACGCGATAGTGATATCGTCGGACGCTACAGAGGTAACACATTCGCGGTCGTGTTGCCCCATACGGATCGGCAGCGGGCTCGTGCCCTTGCGGAGCGACTGCGGGATCGCATCGAGCGACATCCCTTTGCGATCGAGGCGGGGCAGGTCCGTACTACGGCAAGCATCGGTTTGGCCGCGGTTCCGGATGCCGCTGTGGCTTCCATCGCGGAATGGATGATGATCGGCGATGCCGCCCTGAATGATGCGAAGGCTCAAGGACGGAATCGCGTGGTCCTTCATGTCCGGAAACCGCCGGCCTTAGCGTGCGCTGTGGCGCTGAGTTGTGCCGCATAA
- a CDS encoding Flagellar biosynthesis protein FliS has product MLTLSQGAHQYRQTQVLTTSGVQLIVLLYDSAIQSLELAREGMSQNNYQDQARFLGRAVAIVTELSNVLDFERGGDIAKSLFRLYDYMLAEILQANLRNNPHRLTGPLRCLNTLREAWREVATRQMTAELR; this is encoded by the coding sequence ATGTTGACACTTAGCCAGGGGGCGCATCAATACCGCCAAACTCAAGTCTTGACGACGTCGGGAGTCCAATTGATCGTGCTGCTGTACGATTCTGCCATCCAATCACTGGAACTCGCCCGCGAAGGCATGAGTCAGAACAATTATCAGGATCAAGCGCGCTTTCTTGGACGGGCGGTCGCCATCGTAACCGAGTTGTCAAACGTCCTCGACTTTGAAAGAGGCGGCGACATCGCCAAATCTCTTTTTCGTCTCTACGACTATATGTTGGCGGAGATCCTTCAAGCCAACCTTCGCAATAATCCTCATCGCCTGACCGGACCATTGCGATGCCTGAACACGCTTCGTGAAGCGTGGCGGGAAGTTGCGACTCGCCAGATGACTGCGGAGTTGAGATGA
- a CDS encoding Flagellar hook-associated protein FliD has translation MTTPTVSFGGLGNGFDYSQVVNALVQAASGPLNRFTQTQNTLSAKSADYTTLSTKLQSLQSATSALNVLNYNQPSASVTDSTTLTATASSTATTGTYSIQVSQLAQAHQIANKAATAVTSMTAPIVSGPSATFSFHIGSGSVQTVTLDASANIQDLANGINDLGAGVSASILNTGTDTSPSYRLILTANSTGSSSAITITADGTSMDFLNSSGTGGIDTLQAALDAQIKVGDPNLNPVTVIRSTNAISDAIPGVTLNLTKTTGTGSVNVSVTQDSSAVKTNIKALVTAYNDVVNFIASKNTYDSKTNTGGTFFAEGTPDTVLSKLRFSLSGAVPGATTYTNVGQIGFQTNKDGTITLDDAALSSALNSNYGAVKALVGGQIGSPGIATQLSNAIDDLNDVAGGVLTLKQNSLTDKINSLTDRIAAQQEYIAQYQQRLQLQFAQLDSLLAGIQGQIGFLTANSNAQSGATLQSNQSTTRTA, from the coding sequence ATGACGACGCCAACGGTCAGTTTCGGGGGACTCGGCAACGGATTCGATTACTCACAAGTCGTCAATGCTTTGGTCCAGGCGGCGTCGGGCCCGCTCAACCGGTTTACGCAGACGCAAAATACCCTTTCAGCGAAGTCAGCGGACTACACCACTCTATCGACGAAACTACAGTCTCTTCAGAGCGCAACGAGCGCCTTAAATGTGCTCAATTATAATCAACCTTCCGCCTCAGTCACCGACTCCACAACCTTGACGGCGACGGCGTCATCGACAGCCACCACCGGTACCTATAGCATTCAAGTGAGTCAATTGGCACAAGCCCACCAGATTGCGAACAAAGCGGCGACAGCCGTCACCAGCATGACCGCTCCTATCGTCAGCGGCCCATCGGCAACTTTTTCATTCCACATCGGCTCGGGTTCCGTTCAGACAGTTACATTGGATGCTAGTGCAAACATCCAGGATCTGGCTAACGGTATCAATGATCTAGGAGCTGGGGTGAGTGCATCGATTCTCAATACGGGCACGGATACCTCTCCCTCCTATCGGCTCATTTTGACGGCCAACAGTACCGGATCCAGCAGTGCCATCACCATCACGGCGGATGGAACGTCCATGGATTTTCTGAACTCCAGCGGGACCGGCGGCATCGATACGCTTCAAGCGGCGCTGGACGCACAGATCAAAGTGGGTGATCCCAATTTGAATCCGGTGACAGTCATCCGTAGTACCAACGCCATTTCGGATGCAATTCCCGGCGTGACGCTGAATCTCACCAAGACAACAGGCACCGGATCCGTCAATGTCAGCGTCACCCAGGATTCCAGTGCCGTCAAAACGAATATCAAAGCTCTTGTGACGGCCTATAACGATGTCGTGAATTTCATTGCCAGCAAGAACACGTACGATTCCAAAACAAATACGGGTGGAACGTTCTTCGCAGAAGGAACGCCCGATACGGTGCTCAGCAAGTTGCGATTTTCCCTCAGCGGCGCGGTGCCGGGCGCCACGACTTATACCAACGTAGGCCAGATCGGTTTTCAAACTAATAAAGATGGAACCATTACCCTCGACGATGCGGCGCTGAGCTCGGCATTAAACTCCAACTACGGCGCAGTGAAAGCGCTTGTGGGTGGACAGATCGGGAGTCCGGGTATTGCAACGCAGCTGAGCAACGCCATAGACGATCTCAACGATGTGGCCGGTGGGGTTCTCACACTCAAGCAAAACTCGTTGACGGACAAGATCAACAGTCTGACAGACCGAATCGCAGCTCAACAGGAGTACATCGCCCAGTATCAGCAGCGGCTTCAGTTGCAATTCGCTCAACTGGATAGCTTGCTTGCCGGCATACAAGGTCAGATCGGCTTCTTGACGGCCAATTCCAACGCTCAGAGCGGCGCAACGCTGCAATCGAACCAATCCACAACAAGGACTGCATAA
- a CDS encoding Flagellin protein FlaA — protein sequence MAIIVNNNQASLAAQLNLSRNTDMLTRSVEHLSSGLRITRAADDAAGLGISSKLNAQIVSINQATRNANDGISLTQIADGVAGTINNLLTRMRELASQSASGVLGNTERSFVDQEFTALRSEIDRIASVTQFNGQALLSGSSLTFSVQIGYQSSSNDTLSLSLASLTTSSLGIASVNVSSSANAQSALSNLDSAISSVASARATYGATQNRFNATIDSLQVTSQNFTAAVSRIQDADIAYETSQFTKNQVLVQSGIAVLAQANALPQQALALLRG from the coding sequence ATGGCAATTATCGTAAACAACAATCAGGCATCCCTTGCGGCACAACTCAATTTGTCGAGAAACACGGATATGCTCACACGTTCCGTCGAGCATTTATCGTCCGGCCTCCGCATTACCCGGGCTGCCGACGATGCCGCCGGATTGGGGATCTCGTCAAAGTTAAATGCGCAGATCGTCAGTATCAACCAGGCGACTAGAAACGCGAACGACGGCATCAGCTTGACGCAGATCGCCGATGGTGTGGCCGGGACAATCAATAATCTGTTGACCCGCATGCGCGAGCTGGCTTCCCAATCGGCCAGCGGTGTTTTGGGCAACACAGAGCGGTCTTTCGTCGATCAGGAGTTCACGGCCCTGCGCTCAGAAATCGACCGTATCGCAAGTGTCACCCAATTCAACGGTCAGGCATTGTTGAGCGGTTCGTCTCTGACATTCAGCGTTCAAATAGGGTATCAGAGCAGCAGCAACGATACGTTATCGCTGTCGTTGGCGTCGCTAACTACCAGCTCTCTGGGCATTGCTAGCGTAAATGTGTCCTCTTCGGCTAATGCACAAAGCGCCTTGAGCAATCTTGACAGTGCCATCAGCTCAGTAGCCTCAGCACGAGCTACCTACGGCGCCACCCAGAACCGGTTTAATGCGACGATCGACAGCTTGCAGGTGACCAGCCAGAACTTCACCGCAGCCGTCTCTCGTATCCAGGACGCGGATATCGCATATGAGACATCGCAGTTCACCAAGAACCAGGTGCTCGTACAGTCTGGTATCGCGGTATTGGCACAAGCCAACGCGCTGCCGCAGCAAGCGCTCGCGCTATTGCGAGGCTAA